GTTCAAATGGTGGTAGAACTCGCAAGGAAAACGGCAGGACACCTACTTCTTTGTCATGTTAATGGAGCAGCTTGCTGTGGCTCGAGATCTGATTTGGATGTGGAATAGGAACAGGAATAGGGAACAGGGCACAGGGATTCACAATCGCGACCAACTGCAAGTGTCTGCATTTCTTGGTTTGACAGCTGTCAAAAGACTAATAAGTCATATATTCAGTATTTGCGAGGGCCTCCTTGTGCATCGCAGGCAAGGATTAAGGAACGTAATTGAAATGACTGATTGATTGATGGATGGCTGGATTGTCGGAGTGTGAAAGAGTAAAGCTAACGCACATGTGGGCTGGCTTCATTAGCGGTACCAGCAGATATGAAACTGATACCGTATATTATTTAGCAGTGAAACTGACTCCAAGAACGAgagaagaaataaatttaatattaaaaaaacttttgcctaAAACTTTTGGGGTTTCTAACTCTTTTTCTTGGTTTAAGCTTAAGAGattactttaaagtaaattaatgtAATGAAACAAATTGAATGGGCTCAGCAACTTCAATTCCTGGGTagaaaataattcattaattcCCTCCCAAACTCCCGCCCAAACCCACTTTCTAGGAATTTCTCAATTAGAGCAGCCAGCAGAGCAACAAATTGATTGATTCCCATCATTGCCACCTCGGGGAAGAGAGACTTAACTGCGGAGATAAGCCCAACTTGCAGACGAGACGAGCAAGTTACAGCCTTACAGACGACTGCAAGTAGAGGTTGTAAATCCTGTTAGGCAAAACTTTGGACGGGCTTCGAGGATGAAACTGCCTTGGCAACCCATCTGCAACTCGCAGCTCGCAGCAAATGCGCAATTTTCAGCTTGACTTGGCTCATGAAACAAATTCGAGACGAGTACACGCGGGGCATGTCAAccttaattgaaaaaataaaagtaaagcgTAAGAAACGGAGCCGCATCCTTGCAACCTTCTGCCGcatccttttctttttttgcctACTATACTATATTTCTCTTTTACTGGTGGCGGCTGTTCATTTACAGGACAACGCACCTTTTCTTCGCGTGCGATTTTCAGGAAATTGCGCTGCTCAATTACAGCGAAGCCTTGAGCTGGGTATTTTGAATTTTCTCATCTCGTTTTCACCGTTGACTTGGCCAGGACAATTGCCACGGAAGGGGGCACAGGACGCAGAAGTCGCGATCTTACTACgtttcaaattaaaacccATTTAATGCGCAACAAGAGGGAAAAACAACGACTCAGCTTCTTTGAGTATACAAAAGGATATGCCATATGGAGGTACTTTCTTTGTTGCAACCCATTTTGTATCTTATCTCATCCTATGATTTGGCACTCTATGATTTATGTGCCCCCCCCCTTCAGAGCTGCTCCCTAATGAATCCTAATTCGAGTGTTCAACAATTCAGTGcatcataaattttaaattaacccCAATTTCTGGCAGGCAGTCAGTCCTTGGCGCAAAAGGGTTGCCCAACCgagaatgcaaatatttacgTCTTTCACCAGAgtggaaaatgaaaagcaaagcTTTGCTCTCGGTCTTTCAATTAGCCCTGTGGCAGGATTGGTGGAAGCAGGTGAGGCCTGAAAGCACTCTGAAGGCCCAAAAACAAGCGTAGGCAATTAAAGTTGGTCTAAGGTGAGCTCCGGCGATGTGGGGCACTTCAAAGAGGGCATTTCGAGAACCAGTTAAGTGGTTAAAACTCGTTTGAGGGGTTGGTTTAAAGGGCAAGGAGGTAACTATGAAGGGGATTCCATCTAATTATCTTACACACTTAAAAGCGACcaaaaaagttaagttaaagaagaataaacttatttaaaacttgaGCTGTCAAGTGAACAAGTATTTTGTGAATAgattagtttttagttttagtttttcttttttttttattaaaaaaaaacttttaatcagagctattaatattttgtatacccttcacaaaataacatatttaaaaatgattttaatacttatagggttgatatttaaaataataaatgtaagcAAAGTTGAAACCTGCATAATTAAAGGTTTTtaaggtttatttttaaaatattcagtCTATAAATGTCCATTATTTTACAAGAAACTAAGTAttactcttaaaaataatattattcaaaactttaacaaagaaaatactaCATATATGACCGAATcaccaataaaacaaatacaacaagACCTTCAACCTCCCCTATAACATAGCAACTCATAAGTTCTTTCCATTGTGGGGTACCAATAAAGGATGCTTGAGATTCCTTTGCAAAATGTGCCTACCTCCAGCTGAGATCCTTAAGCAGTCACCCAGGGAGCCCATAgcatatgcaaaaaataaacacttaAGTGTCTCCCATTGAAGATGAGATGAGAAGATGAGTGCAGTAGATTTTTTGTGGTCATACACACAAATCGAGGCTAATCAAACTAGGCCAAAGCGATGCTCCCAGCAGTGGGTTGGCGGTACATATTCAGCTAAAAGAATTTAATGGCTTTTCGAAAATTGCCTCGTAAATGTCAACAAATGGATGGGATGGGGTTGGGTTGCCGCTGCTAGTAGTTTTCAGTCTCGAATGGCTGCTTGGCTTCCTCGGGCTGGGATTGTGGCCAAAAAGTCTGTAAGTCGGCGAGGACAATGCACAACGCAACAGACTGTCCGGTAGGTCGTAAAACTTCTTTCGAGACAATGCCACAAGCGGCAGGACATCTCACAGATGGGCACTGAGCACGTACTCATGACAAAACCCAAAcgactttttgtttatttttgcattatgACAATCTCTTGAGCAGTAATGCAAGGTGTGCCCAGAAATACGTTAGGAAGGGAGAAAGATGGCTCGTAAATTGCAAATGAAATGAGCCAAAACGAATTTCATTGCGGTGAAAGAATGCCAATGAAGTTGAAAAGAGACTTTTTAGAGTGATACTCTACAGTACTCTGAACTaattaacaacaaataatGACATTAGACCGTAATCTAAAAAATAATCTCTACAAAATCGGAAAAAAGGGAATATAAAAAGAGTCTGTGTCtgtgtcaaaaaaaaagaaaaccagcTGCTGTCGAAGCCACTAGCAAATCAGAGCCTAGAAAGTGTTGGACCGAAAATCGTAGGACCACCCGTCGAAGTCCTGCTGTGCCAGGACTCGTGCTTCGGTTTGAGCCCGGCGACTGAGATGTCCTGCTGGCGCAGCTCGTCAGCGTTTTCCACATTTCCCAATCCGATTATGGACTTTGCTTTCGCCTCCCCTCAGCGCACAAAGATCAACATTAATTTATGGTTGAAACGATTAGAACACTAAATGGAGGTCCCCAAAAATAGAAATTGATGATGAAGGCCGGGAATACTTCATATACTCACTGCCAATTAACGGGAAATCTAATCGAGCTTACCTGCAAAGAGAGTTAAAGaacaaaatgatttattagTACTGCAAGTATAATTAGAAAGTGAAATGTATATCAAGTTTCTatagtttaaattaagtaaataaacacaaattaatagatatgttttaaatcacaaaaaaatacatctTCTATTTAGTAATATATTAAAGGCTAATCAATTTTCACCCTccagttttttaaataagaaaatatctaaacaaatattatagaGCACCTCGAACGCCAACCAAAAGTAAGCACACATCATTCCAATTAATTTGTTATCAAATGCTTCCTTAGCCTTTTATTCACATTTAAACACTTGAACACCTGGCAGTCGACTTCCTTAACAGCAGCACTTCAACAAATCGGCTCCACTGGTAGAATTCCGTTGGCCAAACCCATAATGATAGCGGTAATCTCGTACCAGGCAATGTTATCCAGCACCAAGTTCATGGGCGGCACAATAAGTTCCTCCATGAACTGGGAAACTTCTGTGGGGCTACCGTTGATCATGACTTCCAGATACTCCTTAACCAAATCGTTGATGAATTTCGAGTAGAGACGACTGTTCATAACGCCCGTGATCTGGGATTTGGCCTCCTCCAGCTCCCAATCGACCTTCCAGCTTTTAACGTGCACCCCACTGGTGGCCGACTTTGGGCGAAGAATGAAGCTGCCATTAGCTCGGAAGTTGACCAGCTCCAGATTAAACACACCATCACCCCAAAGGGAGAAGTCGCCACCAAAAAGACGAGCCAAGATATTGAGCTTATAGTTTGAGCTCTTCAGCGATATCTTGGGGAAGTTTATATCAAACTTGATGGTGTGAAAAATGTTACTCCATACAAGCTTGGAAAACTCGTAACCATCCAGACCTTCGATGATCAGTTCAGTGAAGTTTCCATTGCAACTGTAGATTGATATTattcgtttttcaaaattctttcAATAGGGTCATAGCTTAATTACCCAAAGTTCTCAGTTCGGATGTTAATATCCTTGTAGGAAATCTGAGCTGGGGCCAAAATGGGAACCCCTCTAGCCGGATATCCACATCGCAACTGCAATCGCAGAAACTCCGTCAATTCGCGCAGCTCATCATCGAAGAGCTTGGCGGAGCCCAAGGAGAAGCAAAGAAGGACCACAAAAATAACACAAGAAGTTCTCATCGTGAAAACCAAACAGGAACTGTTAGTGATTCAActaaattaagtatttttccCCTTACCCAATCAGCAATAACGATTAGCCACTTAAGTGGCTAAAATCGATAAGATTGGATTAGGCAGGTGCAAAGGAGATAAACGTGCGTGTTCCCAAATTCATACGatacttaaatacaaaacatatttaaaaaaaaaattacaatttgttttgctaCATCATTTCAATATAATACCTTcctaattttttgaaatatggattaaaacaacatttcGATGTATATTGAAATTGGGAAAAGGCatgtaaatttaaacatattttaaacaaatccCTGTAATTCCGTTACATCTGCTTAATTTTGTGAAATGTGGATTAAAACTTCAGTTTTTAGTTCACAATTCTGTCTccaacaaaatttcaattgataTTGAAGTGGAGCCTGAGAAAAGGTGAACCCCCAAAAGTAGACCAAAGATTGAATGTATCAACAAGTGTTTATTTACACCCCCCTGCGAACTTAAGCCCAGGGATCGGCGGCAGGATCGCAGTCGACGACAATCGGATCGTCCTCGCTCTCGCCTTCGCTGCTGGACAGGATCAGGTCCACGAGAGTCCAGAAGTCCTTGCCCTTGAGGATCTTGTTCACTGGCGGCACAATGCTGTTCTCAATGGTATCCGAAATGGCATTCTGATTGTTGTTGATGGCCTTGACCACAATGTTCTCCAGCTGACGGTTGATGGCACGGTTGATCTTGCCGTTGCCCATGAATCCGGTGATGTCCGACTCCACGGACTCCAGCGAGATGGTGGTCTTTAGCGAGGTGATCTTGGCGGAGCCCCACAGCATGGGCAGCTTGTACTTCAATGTGCCGGCGATGCGCAGGTTGACCAGGTCGAACAGCAGCTCTCCATTGCCCTCGTACTCCACGGACAGACCCAGCTGGCGCAGGGCATCGATCATCGTGTCGGTGCTGTACTTCTGGGCGGTGGTGTCGATGTTCTTGAAGAGGAAGTCGAAGGTCACCTTGCTGGTGATCACGTTCAGCTTAAACTTCTTGATCTTAAAGTCGTCCAATCCAGCGACCTTGAGGCGGAACACATGGTTCAGGGTCTCGAAGATGCCCTTCTTAAAGTCCAGGTTGAATTCGTTGACGCGCAGTGGAGCCAGCACTGGGATGCCATACTGGGGCCATCCGCACTCCATCTGCTTCTGGAACTTGCGGATGAAGCGACGCGCCTGCCACGACAATATGAACTGCGGGGCAACTAAGGAAGTGATTTTGATATTtagttgatttatttgttaacCAAGATAATAAGATCTAGCCCGAGCAATTAGAGATTAATAACGTAACGCCATTTTAACTTGACTTGTAGGTTAAATATTGCTGAGAAAGACAAAATTAggtggtaaaaaaaaattttacgtCTTATGTTTGATCGTTAGGTAGTTTTCGAAGTagataattaaatgtatttattaattgcaactattaaaaaaaatatgttcccTCATAAGACGTAATTACATTCAccgcaaaaataaatgaatgacaaattaatttatcaatTAAACAAATGTGTACCTAAAATGCCCGGAATTATCCCTGAATATGCGACCTTCTCTCACCTTCAACTCCCTCTTGGGGCTCCTCGAACAGATTGATGTCGCCATTCTGATCGGCCAGCTCCCTCAGACGCTGCTCCACTTGGTTGGGCAGAGTGCCGGCGGCGCAAACGGCCACCAGGCAGGCCAAGACTACCAGGAAACGCATGGTTGATTGTGGCTTTTAGTAACTAGAATCGCTACTGAATTGACTAACGCCCGGGACAGAGTCTTATATACCGAAACCAATCCCGGGCGATAACGCCAAAGAGGTGATACTGTGCGAAGATAGCAGGCGGAATGGAGGCTAATTAAAACGTAGATCGTGGACTGGCTTGAATTGCTATTTATTGCGGGTTGATGGTGCTGCTACTCTACTCTATCTTCCTGGACTCCATGGCCAACCAGGGGGCGGGAGTGGGGTTGCAGGTGCCGGTGACGGCGGAGAGCATGCTGAACAGATACCAGATCTTGTGACCCGTGAGATGCGAATTGACCAGCGGCACAAAGATCTCCTCGATCTTGGCGCTAATCTGCTTCTGGTAGCCATTGATGAAGGCCGGCACCTCCTTGTCCACCATGTCGTTGATGAACTCGTTGATCCTGCCGTTGCCCATTATGCCGCCAATGTTGGAGGTCACGCCACCCAGTCCGACGATACAGCTGAACTTGTAGATCTTGATGGAGCCGAAGATGAAGGGCATCTTGTACTTGAACTCGCCCTGAATCGACAGATTCTCCAGGCTGAAGGACAATGGACCAGAGCTCTCATACCGCACAGACAATCCCAGTTGCTTCAGCATGTCCATAAAAGTGTTGGTGTCCAGGAAGTGGGCGCTGGCCTTCAGCTCCTTGAAGTTGAAATGGAACTTGACCTTCTTGCTGAAGGTATAGCTGATCTTCAGCTTCTTGATCTCCATGTTCTCCAGGCCATCGAAACGGAAGCGCAGGAACTGAAGCAGCATACTAAAGAGGACATTTAGATGACACCATGACATCCATACCAATAGAATCATAAGTTACTTACTCCACGACCGACTCGGCCAAGTGGATGCGCAGATCAGCGTTGGTGTAGGGGGCCATTGGGGGGATTCCATACTCGGGCCAGCCGCAGGGCATTTGGTTAATCAAACCCCTGATGGCCTTCTTGGCCGATCCATTCAGGATCAGGCCCTGCGTATCGGGCTTGGCAGCTGTGTGGCATTGGGAATTACAGCTCTATTAGCCCTCTATCTTTACAAAAGAGGCAGCCTAGGACACTTACGATTACGTTCGACCAGCTGGTTCCACTGCTCCTCGCTGAGAAGCTCCACATCGTAGGCTGCTACGCAGGCCAAAAGggccaaaaaaacacaaacgaTAGCTTTCATTGTATAGCCACCTGATTGATTGTTTCAGCCAGTCAGTGGCTTTTATAGCAAAGTTTGGGGATATGAGCAGGCGGGAGGGGGGGGCTTACATACTTTCATGCTAATCGCTTGTACTGATTAGCAGAACTGCGATCACCCTAACACGATAGTCTCCCGATTTAACGCAATGGCAAGAAGTGGGTTGTAAGACCACAAAGCAAAAAGAACACTTGTGTCGCTTAAGTGGCTTGTTTTGGCCTAATCTCGACACCCAATTGGCCAATCGAAGTCAAAATCGTTTAGAGAATGTATATGGTCTATCATTGCGAAACACATACAACTGGGATTATAGGCAAATAACCAGGCTACCGGTGGAAGAAATGCGTCAAACTCTTTGCAGGTGTCCGCGGATTACCCATGTTGACTGATTGCTATCACTCGATTGGGGGTAAATTCTACTGTCTTTAGAGCTTACAGACTGGTTTGCTACTCTTCAAAACGGTGAAGGCGTCTTAAAAAGTGACTTATTGCTACCTCGATTAAGATTTTATAATGGGAACTAATCTATTTGGGGGACAATTGTTCGATATTTCTGTTGGGTTAGGACTGGCGGAAACTTTAGGGCTCATAATTCATTCATAGAGTATTTGGCTAGCCATCTGGTCTTGACCGTCTGACTTCGCTTATTAATAGATTCATCCATAAGTCCTTCTAGTTATCAGCCATAAATCACTCAATGCActtcaaaatgttttgattGTAAATCAAATAACAAACTTTTCGCAGACTTTAGATCCATAGAAGTGCATAGGTTATTTTAATCCAAAACAATCAAGACTTTGTTCTTTAATTAGTTCTGAAGAATTTTTATCAACCTGCGTGATTtctattataatatttatgagCAACATTTATTCTTAAGAAGTCTCTTTCGGTTCAGACAGCTGCATGACCTAAAGATAAATATGAACGGAAAGTTTTAAAGGAATAATAATTTCCAATTACAGATAGGTTTTAAGTGcttaataattgttaaaaaaaatatataaaataattataaaggATGATTTGAGATACCAGACCTTAGAGAAAGACTAACTGCTTGTTTccaagttatatttttttcaaaaaggcCTTAGTTGCCAAAAATCACTACACACTATCATAGGAGACGCACCCAAACCGACTATCCACAGGAAGggaatgtttttgtttgaaaacttTCTAGCTTATTATCCTCCTGACAGATCTCATAATTTCCTCGGGAT
This genomic stretch from Drosophila gunungcola strain Sukarami unplaced genomic scaffold, Dgunungcola_SK_2 000001F, whole genome shotgun sequence harbors:
- the LOC128262149 gene encoding uncharacterized protein LOC128262149 — protein: MKAIVCVFLALLACVAAYDVELLSEEQWNQLVERNPAKPDTQGLILNGSAKKAIRGLINQMPCGWPEYGIPPMAPYTNADLRIHLAESVVDMLLQFLRFRFDGLENMEIKKLKISYTFSKKVKFHFNFKELKASAHFLDTNTFMDMLKQLGLSVRYESSGPLSFSLENLSIQGEFKYKMPFIFGSIKIYKFSCIVGLGGVTSNIGGIMGNGRINEFINDMVDKEVPAFINGYQKQISAKIEEIFVPLVNSHLTGHKIWYLFSMLSAVTGTCNPTPAPWLAMESRKIE
- the LOC128262155 gene encoding uncharacterized protein LOC128262155 codes for the protein MRTSCVIFVVLLCFSLGSAKLFDDELRELTEFLRLQLRCGYPARGVPILAPAQISYKDINIRTENFGCNGNFTELIIEGLDGYEFSKLVWSNIFHTIKFDINFPKISLKSSNYKLNILARLFGGDFSLWGDGVFNLELVNFRANGSFILRPKSATSGVHVKSWKVDWELEEAKSQITGVMNSRLYSKFINDLVKEYLEVMINGSPTEVSQFMEELIVPPMNLVLDNIAWYEITAIIMGLANGILPVEPIC
- the LOC128262147 gene encoding uncharacterized protein LOC128262147; the encoded protein is MRFLVVLACLVAVCAAGTLPNQVEQRLRELADQNGDINLFEEPQEGVEVAPQFILSWQARRFIRKFQKQMECGWPQYGIPVLAPLRVNEFNLDFKKGIFETLNHVFRLKVAGLDDFKIKKFKLNVITSKVTFDFLFKNIDTTAQKYSTDTMIDALRQLGLSVEYEGNGELLFDLVNLRIAGTLKYKLPMLWGSAKITSLKTTISLESVESDITGFMGNGKINRAINRQLENIVVKAINNNQNAISDTIENSIVPPVNKILKGKDFWTLVDLILSSSEGESEDDPIVVDCDPAADPWA